From Verrucomicrobia bacterium S94, the proteins below share one genomic window:
- a CDS encoding DUF2851 family protein has product MPISLQTLETAFPRSGLYRNGHAEGTVHESALPFGRFPWRERHLQCLWADPRNRPVELRTSEGETVTVEHPGHWNLESGPDFLNTVLLIGNEKRRVTGDLEIHIHPNGWKQHGHVNDPNFDQVRFHVVYFQGQEIPGLIQIPLQETLAADPDFSFENIDTTAFPYSIPSGEFPLRHIAPDRKTEFLESAGEERLRLKAERLALAIQSKDPEQVLWEELLAALGYKNNKAPFRKIAALLPLARLRSLAETPDHAYALLLGLSGHLPKNIRPQWTSASKTFIRSVWDIWWKQPGTLHERALSKSDWTLAGIRPANHPVRRLMAAAHYAFQTLEISKNWNILTDFPSNHWNTHISWKTPCRPTALVGPARANAIITNILIPFQAATGQQVDLYDLPPEPGNSIIRQTAFTLFSPDHSPKIYKSALARQGLIQIFHDYVITHRLDQLKHRF; this is encoded by the coding sequence ATGCCCATAAGCCTACAGACTCTGGAAACCGCGTTTCCCCGCTCCGGTCTTTACCGAAACGGACATGCGGAAGGTACCGTACACGAATCCGCCCTCCCTTTCGGCCGCTTCCCCTGGCGCGAACGCCACCTTCAATGCCTCTGGGCCGATCCCCGTAACCGCCCCGTCGAACTCCGAACCTCGGAAGGAGAAACCGTGACCGTCGAACATCCCGGCCACTGGAACCTCGAATCCGGCCCCGATTTCCTCAACACGGTTCTTCTGATCGGCAATGAAAAACGCCGCGTCACCGGCGACCTCGAAATTCACATCCACCCTAACGGTTGGAAACAGCACGGACACGTCAACGACCCCAACTTCGATCAGGTCCGCTTCCACGTTGTCTACTTCCAGGGGCAGGAAATTCCCGGTCTCATCCAGATTCCCCTGCAGGAAACCCTCGCCGCAGATCCCGATTTCTCCTTCGAAAATATCGATACTACCGCCTTCCCCTACTCCATTCCCTCCGGCGAATTCCCCCTCCGTCATATCGCCCCCGACCGAAAAACCGAATTCCTCGAATCCGCCGGCGAAGAACGTCTCCGTCTCAAAGCCGAACGCCTCGCCCTCGCCATACAATCCAAAGACCCCGAACAGGTTCTCTGGGAAGAACTGCTGGCCGCCCTCGGCTACAAAAACAACAAAGCCCCCTTCCGCAAAATCGCCGCCCTCCTGCCCCTCGCCCGCCTGCGATCCCTCGCCGAAACGCCCGACCACGCCTATGCGCTCCTACTCGGTCTCTCCGGGCACCTGCCCAAAAATATCCGCCCCCAATGGACATCCGCTTCAAAAACCTTCATCCGATCCGTCTGGGACATCTGGTGGAAACAGCCCGGCACCCTCCACGAACGCGCTCTCAGCAAATCCGACTGGACCCTCGCCGGTATCCGCCCCGCCAACCATCCTGTCCGACGGCTCATGGCCGCCGCCCACTACGCCTTCCAAACGCTGGAAATTTCAAAAAACTGGAACATACTCACCGATTTTCCCTCCAACCACTGGAACACCCATATCAGCTGGAAAACTCCATGCAGACCCACCGCACTCGTCGGTCCAGCCCGCGCCAACGCCATCATCACCAACATCCTCATCCCCTTCCAGGCCGCCACCGGTCAGCAAGTCGACCTCTATGACCTCCCGCCCGAACCCGGCAACAGCATCATCCGTCAAACCGCCTTTACCCTCTTCAGTCCCGATCATTCCCCAAAAATCTATAAATCAGCCCTCGCCCGACAGGGCCTCATCCAGATTTTCCACGACTACGTCATCACCCACCGCCTCGATCAATTGAAGCATCGGTTTTAG
- a CDS encoding PEP-CTERM sorting domain-containing protein, protein MKKSMIISAVSAACAMAQAEVIVSWGPTNGAVSVHQDLTVVQTFTDAAYQSPTVGGDYDGSAVANPYFYAAVSAPAGPQGLSIWNGANTDLLGRYQGSSAAGTTDSLMLAWDVTNTHRLESFSLFGVGEFGGMTGREVRWLLQDRSGDWYASVAVTGFGNNADLTTADVTTMNWFAFSPHNEGVVTIGETEAAVDFTGVQKVGFYHQWETDGGGGIYQTGFEVSVVPEPATFGLVMTFGSGVFFVRRRFMM, encoded by the coding sequence ATGAAAAAAAGCATGATCATATCCGCGGTGTCTGCTGCCTGTGCTATGGCTCAGGCGGAAGTTATTGTGTCGTGGGGGCCGACAAATGGAGCGGTCAGTGTGCATCAGGATCTGACTGTGGTTCAGACTTTCACGGATGCAGCTTACCAAAGTCCGACTGTGGGAGGGGATTATGACGGAAGTGCAGTCGCAAATCCGTATTTTTATGCAGCCGTAAGTGCTCCGGCGGGCCCGCAGGGGCTGTCGATCTGGAATGGGGCCAACACGGACCTGCTGGGGCGTTATCAGGGTTCCTCCGCCGCCGGAACCACGGACTCTCTTATGCTGGCCTGGGATGTCACCAATACACATCGGCTGGAGTCTTTTTCTTTGTTCGGTGTCGGGGAGTTCGGCGGAATGACCGGCCGGGAAGTCCGCTGGCTGTTGCAGGACCGCTCCGGAGACTGGTATGCCAGCGTGGCTGTCACGGGTTTTGGAAACAATGCTGATCTTACTACGGCAGATGTTACCACCATGAACTGGTTCGCATTCTCGCCGCACAATGAGGGCGTAGTAACTATTGGTGAAACGGAAGCTGCCGTAGATTTTACGGGTGTTCAGAAGGTCGGATTCTATCATCAGTGGGAAACCGATGGCGGCGGGGGAATCTATCAGACCGGTTTTGAGGTCAGTGTTGTTCCGGAGCCGGCAACATTCGGTTTGGTTATGACTTTCGGAAGCGGGGTGTTCTTTGTCCGTCGCCGCTTCATGATGTAA
- a CDS encoding U32 family peptidase: MKKKKSRFELMAPAGSYASLAAAIRAGADSVYFGVDRLNMRSRAASPFTLDDLKRIARICRWCGVKSYLALNVIVYDDELETMRQICDAAKAANLSAIIASDISAIEYAHSIGLEVHVSVQANISNFGAVKFYSRYADVMVLARELTLEQIKGIHRAIVEQDIRGPKGELVQIELFAHGALCVAISGKCYMSLGCYNKSANRGSCFQNCRRAYRLVDVETGDELEVQNRYIMSPKDLCTLPHLDKLAEAGVSVYKLEGRARTAQYVSTVTKAYRRGLDAVEAGSFDSENFRPLEAGLAEVFNRGFWDGGYYCGEQMGEWAASGHSQATHKRAEQGLVTNYFSKIGVVEFKLWQQELLPGCEMLIEGPTTGAVQFRVDEFRVNGRPAEKAFKNDMVTFAVPEKVRRNDKVFLLQPVA; this comes from the coding sequence ATGAAAAAAAAGAAGTCCAGATTTGAGCTGATGGCTCCGGCCGGTTCGTATGCTTCGTTGGCAGCGGCGATCCGCGCGGGGGCGGATTCGGTCTATTTCGGGGTGGATAGGCTGAACATGCGTTCCCGCGCCGCCAGCCCGTTTACGCTGGATGATCTGAAGCGTATTGCACGCATCTGCCGCTGGTGCGGAGTGAAATCCTACCTTGCGCTGAATGTGATTGTTTATGATGACGAGCTTGAGACGATGCGGCAAATCTGCGATGCGGCAAAAGCGGCGAATCTTTCGGCGATCATTGCCTCGGATATTTCCGCCATTGAGTATGCGCATTCGATCGGGCTGGAAGTGCATGTTTCAGTGCAGGCGAATATTTCCAATTTCGGGGCGGTTAAATTTTATTCGCGTTATGCCGATGTGATGGTGCTGGCGCGGGAACTGACACTGGAGCAGATTAAGGGGATTCACCGGGCTATCGTTGAGCAGGATATTCGCGGGCCGAAAGGCGAGCTGGTTCAGATTGAGCTGTTTGCTCACGGCGCACTGTGTGTTGCCATTTCGGGGAAGTGTTACATGAGCCTCGGCTGCTATAATAAATCGGCCAATCGCGGCTCCTGTTTTCAGAACTGCCGCCGCGCGTATCGGCTGGTGGATGTGGAAACCGGCGATGAACTGGAAGTGCAGAACCGGTATATTATGTCGCCCAAGGATCTCTGCACACTTCCGCATCTTGATAAGCTGGCTGAAGCCGGCGTGTCGGTTTACAAACTCGAAGGGCGGGCGCGCACGGCACAATATGTCAGTACCGTGACTAAAGCCTATCGCCGTGGACTGGATGCTGTTGAAGCGGGCTCATTTGACTCGGAAAATTTCCGGCCTTTGGAAGCCGGTCTGGCCGAAGTCTTTAATCGCGGTTTCTGGGACGGCGGCTATTACTGTGGTGAACAGATGGGCGAGTGGGCCGCGAGCGGTCATTCGCAGGCGACGCATAAACGGGCGGAGCAGGGGCTGGTCACCAATTATTTTTCAAAAATCGGGGTTGTGGAATTCAAGCTTTGGCAGCAGGAGCTGCTGCCCGGCTGTGAAATGCTGATTGAAGGTCCGACGACCGGGGCTGTGCAGTTCCGGGTTGATGAATTCCGAGTCAACGGCAGACCGGCCGAGAAGGCCTTCAAAAACGACATGGTCACTTTCGCCGTTCCGGAAAAAGTCCGTCGCAATGACAAAGTGTTCCTGCTTCAGCCGGTAGCGTAG
- a CDS encoding elongation factor G: MKNIPIDNVRNFALMGHTGSGKTSLIDSMLFKLGQVDRMGSPENGTSVADWTEEEKAHGISIWAKPFDGVYTAASRKIRRLVMIDTPGYADFIGQKICAAEITDAALITIDASAGIQVGTQRAWKSAEKRNLPRGIAVTCLDKDDTSFDDILLEIKERWGDGRCIPMVLPTSDGRAIDILNTPNDDVPDELKDRVKTIKDHLIELAAETDDALIEKYFNGEELSADEFSEGLRKSVHDAHLIPVFATSVKADLGVKETMDSISRLFPSPHDYPVSCAEGNQIAADEDQPFSGQVWRCFNDPFVGQMTFIRIYSGVLRPGMEVYNPNKGQKEKISTILYVDGKKTTEAQEAKAGDIVALTKLKHTFLNDSLCAVGSDIRFEPIVFPSPVTAYAVEPKNKADADKIGQALHRATDEDPSIRFEHNTETHELVLWGMGDVHLEVTLEHIRNRSNVKMTHHTPKVAYKETITGSGEGHYKHKKQSGGRGQYGECYIRIRPKTEDDPDWFLNKIVGGAIPGGFIPACEKGFIEGLENGPLVGAKVINVQVELYDGSYHDVDSSEVAFKIAGAKALHEAIEKASPVLLEPIMTVKVVVPDQFMGDISGLLNTKRGRILGMGPEDGLQVINADVPQAEMFKFCSELRSITSGQGSFEMNFARYEQVPAHLASKIINDAKAAKEE; the protein is encoded by the coding sequence ATGAAAAATATTCCCATTGATAACGTCCGCAACTTCGCTCTAATGGGCCACACGGGTAGCGGGAAAACCTCATTGATCGACAGCATGCTCTTCAAGCTGGGTCAGGTGGATCGAATGGGTTCTCCGGAAAACGGTACCAGTGTGGCCGATTGGACAGAGGAAGAAAAAGCACACGGAATCTCGATCTGGGCCAAACCCTTCGATGGCGTATACACCGCCGCCTCCCGAAAAATTCGCCGGCTCGTTATGATTGACACCCCCGGCTATGCCGACTTTATCGGCCAGAAAATCTGCGCCGCCGAAATAACTGACGCCGCGCTCATCACCATCGATGCCTCCGCCGGCATTCAGGTCGGCACCCAGCGCGCCTGGAAGTCCGCCGAAAAACGCAACCTGCCCCGCGGCATCGCCGTCACCTGTCTCGACAAAGACGACACCTCCTTCGATGACATCCTCCTTGAAATCAAAGAACGCTGGGGCGACGGCCGCTGCATCCCCATGGTTCTGCCAACCTCCGACGGCAGAGCCATCGACATCCTCAACACGCCGAATGATGACGTGCCCGACGAACTCAAAGACCGCGTCAAAACCATTAAAGACCACCTCATCGAACTCGCCGCCGAAACCGATGACGCTCTCATCGAAAAATATTTTAACGGCGAAGAACTCTCCGCCGACGAATTTTCCGAGGGCCTGCGTAAATCTGTTCACGATGCGCATCTCATTCCGGTATTCGCCACCTCCGTAAAAGCCGATCTGGGCGTCAAGGAAACCATGGATTCCATCAGCCGCCTCTTTCCTTCCCCGCACGACTATCCCGTCAGCTGCGCCGAGGGCAACCAGATCGCCGCCGACGAAGACCAGCCCTTCTCCGGCCAGGTCTGGCGCTGCTTTAACGACCCCTTCGTCGGTCAAATGACGTTTATCCGCATTTATTCCGGCGTCCTCAGGCCCGGCATGGAAGTCTACAACCCCAACAAAGGACAGAAGGAAAAAATCAGCACCATCCTCTACGTCGACGGCAAAAAAACCACCGAAGCCCAGGAAGCCAAAGCCGGCGACATCGTCGCGCTCACCAAACTCAAGCACACCTTCCTTAACGACTCCCTCTGTGCCGTCGGCTCCGACATCCGCTTTGAACCGATCGTCTTTCCCTCGCCCGTCACGGCCTACGCAGTGGAACCGAAAAACAAAGCCGATGCCGATAAAATCGGACAGGCCCTTCACCGCGCCACCGATGAAGACCCCTCCATCCGGTTTGAACACAACACTGAAACCCATGAACTGGTTCTCTGGGGCATGGGGGATGTACACCTCGAAGTCACGCTCGAACACATCCGCAACCGTTCCAACGTCAAAATGACCCACCACACCCCGAAAGTCGCCTACAAAGAAACCATCACCGGTTCCGGCGAAGGCCACTACAAACATAAAAAACAGTCCGGCGGTCGGGGACAATACGGCGAATGCTACATCCGCATCCGCCCTAAGACCGAAGACGATCCCGACTGGTTCCTCAACAAAATCGTCGGCGGCGCCATCCCCGGCGGCTTTATTCCGGCCTGTGAAAAAGGTTTTATTGAAGGCCTCGAAAACGGTCCCCTTGTCGGAGCCAAGGTCATCAATGTCCAGGTTGAGCTCTACGACGGCTCCTACCACGATGTAGACTCCTCCGAAGTCGCATTCAAAATTGCCGGAGCAAAAGCGTTACATGAAGCGATTGAAAAAGCATCGCCGGTTCTGCTAGAACCGATCATGACGGTAAAAGTAGTAGTACCTGATCAGTTTATGGGTGATATATCAGGACTTTTGAACACGAAGCGCGGCCGTATCCTCGGAATGGGTCCCGAAGATGGCTTACAGGTCATCAATGCCGATGTGCCACAGGCTGAAATGTTCAAATTCTGCTCGGAGCTTCGATCAATAACCAGCGGTCAGGGCTCGTTCGAAATGAACTTCGCCCGCTACGAGCAGGTTCCGGCTCACTTGGCCTCGAAAATTATAAATGATGCGAAGGCTGCCAAAGAGGAGTGA
- a CDS encoding sulfatase yields the protein MQTDWAVYVERYGLNGYYLTDTDGDGVSDRMEFAHGGNPTNPVDAGQFPAFSVSNAAADFISMEVAGTNSGICYTAEWTDNLITGEWRQAWAMTNSTPSAVSNYNEVVYRKDEGPEDQVFFRNRIFPPVSRPNILLILADDLGYADVGFNHPYSGPNKNNAYNGTAQVSTPELDRLAGAGAVFTSAYVVHPFCGPSRMGLFSGRYPHDFGGPFNLPDDNSGYYSDQGISTNEVLLSSMLQEAGYYTGLMGKWHLGQDSEYHPNNRGFDEFYGFLGGGIVYWGPYQAGGWDYLRYPQYNGVADTSLGSDDHITDVLTGKGIDFIEQAAATEDPFFLVMSYNAPHSIMVDGRNDRDQAKAEDLAVFADVPDRYRRNLLGLIRGMDRCVGQLVQTLKNTGQYDNTLIVFLSDNGGRFDQVGGWGDNGVLRGRKGDVTEGGFRVPMFMHWPNMIPAGVTYDFPVTALDFYPTFARLAETEVPAGQEVAGKDLWNALMVAEDARPGEPIYTVTYSTTAASVGIRQDQWKALKLGNNNWVLYDVVNDISETIDISEANTVILSNLVSEGESWSSSHVQPLWWNNPSQETDWKNNGMPHYETVFTLP from the coding sequence GTGCAAACCGACTGGGCGGTGTATGTTGAGCGATATGGGCTGAACGGATATTACCTGACTGATACCGATGGTGACGGCGTTTCGGACCGTATGGAGTTTGCTCATGGCGGGAATCCGACCAATCCGGTCGATGCCGGGCAGTTTCCTGCTTTCTCTGTAAGTAATGCTGCTGCGGATTTTATCAGTATGGAAGTGGCCGGTACGAATTCCGGTATCTGTTATACAGCGGAATGGACGGATAATCTGATTACGGGAGAATGGCGCCAGGCCTGGGCTATGACCAACAGCACCCCGTCTGCAGTTTCAAACTACAATGAAGTGGTTTATCGGAAAGATGAAGGGCCGGAGGATCAGGTCTTTTTCAGAAATCGCATTTTTCCACCGGTGTCGCGACCGAATATTCTTCTCATCCTGGCCGATGATCTGGGTTATGCAGATGTCGGTTTTAATCATCCCTATTCCGGCCCGAACAAAAACAATGCCTATAACGGAACGGCTCAGGTTTCGACGCCGGAGCTCGACCGGCTGGCCGGTGCGGGTGCCGTTTTCACTTCGGCATACGTTGTTCATCCCTTCTGCGGTCCGAGCCGCATGGGCCTGTTTTCCGGGCGTTATCCGCACGATTTCGGAGGGCCGTTCAATCTTCCGGATGATAATTCCGGGTATTATTCCGACCAGGGTATCAGCACCAATGAGGTGCTGCTCAGCAGTATGCTGCAGGAGGCCGGATACTATACCGGTCTGATGGGGAAATGGCATCTGGGGCAGGATTCGGAATATCACCCCAACAACCGTGGGTTTGATGAGTTCTACGGGTTCCTCGGCGGGGGGATTGTTTACTGGGGCCCCTATCAGGCCGGCGGGTGGGATTATCTGCGGTATCCGCAGTATAACGGAGTGGCGGATACTTCTCTGGGATCGGATGATCATATTACCGATGTGCTGACCGGGAAAGGTATCGATTTTATCGAACAGGCAGCCGCCACTGAAGATCCTTTTTTTCTGGTCATGTCCTATAATGCACCGCACTCCATTATGGTTGATGGGCGCAATGACCGCGACCAGGCCAAAGCGGAGGACCTTGCGGTCTTCGCCGACGTGCCGGATCGCTATAGAAGAAATCTGCTCGGACTGATCCGCGGGATGGACCGCTGTGTCGGGCAGCTGGTGCAGACGTTGAAAAATACCGGACAGTATGACAACACCCTGATTGTTTTTCTCAGCGATAACGGCGGACGTTTTGACCAGGTTGGAGGATGGGGCGACAACGGTGTGCTGCGCGGCCGGAAAGGGGATGTGACCGAGGGCGGGTTCCGCGTGCCGATGTTTATGCATTGGCCGAATATGATTCCTGCCGGTGTTACCTATGATTTTCCTGTAACCGCACTGGATTTCTATCCCACTTTTGCCCGTCTTGCGGAAACTGAGGTGCCTGCAGGTCAGGAGGTGGCGGGGAAAGATCTGTGGAATGCGCTGATGGTTGCTGAAGATGCCCGGCCTGGAGAGCCGATCTATACGGTAACCTACAGTACAACGGCAGCCAGCGTCGGTATCCGGCAGGATCAGTGGAAGGCACTGAAGCTCGGTAATAACAACTGGGTTCTTTATGACGTGGTCAATGATATCAGCGAAACCATCGATATCAGCGAGGCGAATACGGTGATACTCAGTAATCTGGTTTCTGAAGGGGAAAGCTGGAGTTCCTCTCATGTGCAGCCGCTGTGGTGGAATAACCCGTCGCAGGAGACGGACTGGAAGAACAACGGTATGCCGCATTACGAGACCGTGTTTACACTTCCGTAA